Genomic segment of Zingiber officinale cultivar Zhangliang chromosome 11B, Zo_v1.1, whole genome shotgun sequence:
TCTGCATTGCCTCCGCTTAGTCCTAGAAGACGATATAGGAGGaatacatatgttatattgtctGTTTACCAGTGTTTCATCCTCATCCCTTACATATTGGTGAGGAATCTCAAGACCAACAAGAACCTGCATTGGAATTTAGCTTTGAAGATCTTGTCCATGAAGCTCTTAGGGTCAGTTGAGTGTATTCACCACTTAATGATTCtccttggactcaatgtattgcTGTTTGCATACGAGTATAAGGCCCAAGCACCAGGTGCATCTGCTGCGAGTTCATTGAATACACTTCTTCAGGATTATGCTTACCGTGCTCTGGTTCGCCCCATCACTGGAGTTACCTACAATGGTACTGTCCCTATGAATCTCACTGGTATGAGGATTGCAGCAGTAAGACTCAGGAGCGGGAGTTTGAGAAGGAAAGGAATAAGCTATAAGGAATTTCAGATCCCACTTGGTCTCATTGTGCAGCCCTATGTGGAAAGGCTGGTATTGGTGTATCACAATCTGGGTAATTGGTCGTCTTTCTACTACCCTCTTCCTGGCTATACCTATCTGACTCCTGTTCTTGGACTACTTGCTTATGATGCAACAAATTTGTCCGCCATAAATTTGCCAGAACTAAGCATTGTGGTTTCAGGGTTATTCATCTCTATTAATTTCACAAGCGTAACTCCTGTTCGCAGTGGTGCCATAGCTAGATGTGTGTGGTTTGGTGTAAATGGCACATCTAATTTACAGGAATTGGCATCAAGCAATACCTGTTCTTCAATATACGGCTTAGGCCACTTCTCCATTGTGGTTGACTCTAGCGAGATAGCTCCTTCAGAAGCACCTAGTTTACTGCCAGGGCCAGGTCCAGGGCCAGTGCCTAGCCCCAGTGGTTCTAAGAACAGCAATTCTAAGGCATGGAGAATTGTTGGGGGTGTCGTTGGTGGTCTTGTGGCTCTAGTTGTCTTAACACTGCTTGTTTTCTGTATACACCGCgctagaaagaaaaagaagatggtACAGTTGGAGCAGCATGCAGATGCAGGAGTACCTCTGCAAACAGCAAGGATTGGAAATACACCGATTCCTGTGGCTTCAGGGACTCGGACACAGCCACTCCTCGAGAATGAGCTTGTCGCTTAATTGATATTGCTTTTGCCAATTATGGAATCACTTCAAGGATGGAGCATCATGAACTAGTTGGAGACTGTCTTTTCAGGTGTTTCATATGTAAAGAACCAGCAGCCTGCCATTGCTGTATTCTACATTGTCTTGCATTGGTTGAGATGGGGTTAAACTTTCATCATAGCTTGCGGTATCCATTCTTTCTTGTAAAGTTGTTTGTGTTCAAATGGTTCCAGTCCTTATTTTTTCACTGTTCCAGTATTTTGTTGGTTGAAATATCTTATTGCCATGTAGAAAACCACCAAGAATATGACATTTGTTGCAACTGGAGATTTTTCTATTGTTGGCTGTCATGCTTAGAGAAATCTTGCTAAT
This window contains:
- the LOC122035117 gene encoding uncharacterized protein LOC122035117 — encoded protein: MKLLGSVECIHHLMILLGLNVLLFAYEYKAQAPGASAASSLNTLLQDYAYRALVRPITGVTYNGTVPMNLTGMRIAAVRLRSGSLRRKGISYKEFQIPLGLIVQPYVERLVLVYHNLGNWSSFYYPLPGYTYLTPVLGLLAYDATNLSAINLPELSIVVSGLFISINFTSVTPVRSGAIARCVWFGVNGTSNLQELASSNTCSSIYGLGHFSIVVDSSEIAPSEAPSLLPGPGPGPVPSPSGSKNSNSKAWRIVGGVVGGLVALVVLTLLVFCIHRARKKKKMVQLEQHADAGVPLQTARIGNTPIPVASGTRTQPLLENELVA